In one Culex quinquefasciatus strain JHB chromosome 2, VPISU_Cqui_1.0_pri_paternal, whole genome shotgun sequence genomic region, the following are encoded:
- the LOC6034502 gene encoding teneurin-m isoform X6 has translation MSRMNGRVTGNPTELGVDFEPSCLVRTPSGNVYIPSGNLGEHHFHESYYHQPETTINNKGSPIDYKTGSACSTPTKDTLKSCDRYMGPVLPPRSAMCGPPSHHYSAPLNFRKGFTFTKCTWKCTAILVILLSVILVITLLLTASNVLSISYPTTNPCTVLVDEKAEISAAKSTIADANRAADSGTAPGRPKPALSSSSPADSPSLSSASTSAASSSAASTAPANSNSNGNNNGNNGGARTFPARSFPPDGTTFSQISLGARLSSKEIPPYSYWNMQFYQSEPAYVKFDYGIPRGASIGVYARRNALPTHTQYHFKEVLSGFNARQTRAAHPSMRREVTRYMEPGHWFLSIYNDDGDAQEITFYGAVAEDMTQNCPNGCSGNGQCLLGHCQCNPGYGGDDCSESVCPVLCSQRGEYINGECQCNPGWKGKECSLRHDECEVPDCNGHGHCVSGKCSCVRGYKGKFCEEVDCPHPTCSGHGFCADGTCICKKGWKGPDCAAMDQDALQCLPDCSGHGSFDLDSQTCTCEPKWSGEDCSQELCDLNCGQHGRCVGDACACDAGWGGEFCNSRLCDPRCNEHGQCKNGTCLCVTGWNGKHCTLEGCPSGCSQHGQCHVSGELMWECRCYEGWDGVDCSVPLEQNCGDNKDNDRDGLVDCEDPECCSSHSCKTSQLCVSAPKPIDVLLRKQPPAITASFFERMKFLIDEGSLQNYAKLETFNESVFWNHFNASRSAVIRGRVVTSLQMGLVGVRVSTSTPLEGFTLTRDDGWFDLMVNGGGAITLQFGRSPFRPQTRIVQVPWNEVVIIDTVVMSTLDDKEKSGIPHTCFSHDYDSMKPVVLATWKHGFQGACPDRSAILAESQVVQESLAIPGTGLNLVYHSSRAAGYLSTIKLQLTPDTIPQTLKLIHLRITIEGILFERVFEADPGIKFTYPWNRLNIYRQRVYGITTAVVKVGYQYTDCKDIIWDVQTTKLSGHDMSISEVGGWNLDIHHRYNFHEGILQKGDGSNIYLKHKPRVILTTMGDGHQRPLDCNDCNGVSAKQRLLAPVALAAAPDGSLYVGDFNYIRRIMIDGTVKTVVKLNATRVSYRYHMALSPLDGSLYVSDPESHQIIKVKNKDDSHDPEHNWEPIVGSGERCLPGDEAHCGDGGLARDAKLAYPKGVAISSDNVLFFADGTNIRMVDRDGVISTLIGNHMHKSHWKPVPCEGTLKIEEMHLRWPTELTINPLDDTLHIIDDHMILRMTPDGRVRVIAGRPLHCSSASPTTFDSDLAAHATLVMPQSIAFAPSGDLYVAESDSQRINRIRVIGTDGKIAAYAGAESKCNCLERGCDCYEADHYLAISAKFNTISAITVTPDGHVHIADQANYRIRSVISSLPEAGTSKEYEIYAPNAQEIYVFNRFGQHIATKNIMTGEITYSFLYNVNTSNGKLSTVTDAAGNKVFLLRDYTSQVNSIENTKGQKCRLRMTRMKMLHELSTPDNYNVTFDYQGPTGLLKTKLDSTGRSYVYNYDEFGRLTSAVTPTGKVIDLTFDLSVKGATVKVTENSQREVSMLIQGSSVVSRVGEAATKTTVLVDGSTTSVSPWGNTVSVESVPYILLAEIDPLLGESYPVPSKQRTEINGDLSNRFEWRYFIRHVPVRGKNSRALTQVGRKLRVNGENLLTFEYEKDSSSITVSVDDKTELLNVTYDKSSRPVAYRPQSGEYADVDLEYDRFGRLISWKWGNLKEEYTFDRAGRLNEIKYGDGSSIVYAFKDMFSSLPLKVTTPRRSDYLLQYDDAGALQSLTTPRGHIHAFSLQTSLGFFKYQYFSPINRHPFEILYNDDGQILAKIHPHQSGKVAFVYDNAGRLETILAGLSSTQYTYQESTSLVKLVEVLEPGFELRREFKYHAGVMKDEKLKFGSKSALASAHFKYQYDGNARMSGIEMDIDGKDLPIMRFKYGQSLGTLDAISDLRITRNAFNRTVVQDTSKQFFTITDFDEHGRVKSVLINIKSFDVYRLELDYDLRNRIKTHKVMVGRVTSLDKVNYNADGHVSEVVGTNSWKYLYDENGNIIGILEQGDKTNLGYDTGDRVVQIGDVEFNSYDARGYVVRRGEQKYRYNNRGQLIHALERDRFQTWYFYDDMGRLVASHDEKGNVTQYFYANINAPELITHIHYPKVAKTFRFLYDDRDMLVAVETGEQRYYVATDQNGSPIAFFDINGNIVKEIRRTPFGKIVKDSNPDFFVPIDFHGGLLDPNTRLVYMEKRLYDTAVGQWMTPYWEQLATEMRLPTDVFIYRFHNNDPINRKEPMNYMNDLKSWLRLFGYDVTKMQGSTYTKDMIYRPNAMIKSPQLAPDFGVMSGLQCIVEKVDEKFSDFGFVPKPLLKMELKTRNLLPRVAYRRGVFGEGVLISRIDGRALVSVVDGSNSVVQDVVSSVFNSSYFLDLHFSIHDQDVFYFVKDNIMKLRDDTEELRRLGGMFNISTHDINDHAVSNGKELRLHGPDAVVIIKYGVDPEQERHRILKHAHKRAVERAWELEKQLVAAGFQGRGDWTEEEKEELISHGDVDGWVGVDIHSIHKYPQLADDPGNVAFQRDSKRKRRKSGSHKAQTLRQHRHESS, from the exons CCATTAATAACAAAGGATCACCGATAGACTACAAGACGGGCTCGGCCTGCTCCACCCCGACGAAAGACACGCTCAAGAGCTGCGACCGCTACATGGGTCCGGTACTGCCACCCCGGAGCGCCATGTGTGGTCCCCCGTCGCATCACTACTCAGCGCCGCTGAACTTTCGCAAAGGCTTCACCTTCACCAAATGTACATGGAAGTGTACGGCTATACTAGTTATATTATTAAGTGTTATACTTGTTATAACATTATTATTAACAG catcTAACGTATTAAGTATATCATATCCAACCACCAACCCCTGTACAGTTCTAGTCGATGAGAAGGCGGAGATTTCCGCGGCCAAAAGTACGATAGCGGACGCGAACCGGGCGGCGGACAGCGGAACGGCACCGGGCCGGCCCAAACCTGCCCTGAGCAGTAGTAGTCCTGCCGATTCGCCCTCGCTCAGTTCCGCGTCCACGTCCGCCGCGTCCTCGTCGGCGGCGTCAACGGCGCCGGCCAACAGCAATAGCAACGGCAACAACAATGGCAACAACGGAG GTGCCCGCACATTCCCAGCGCGAAGCTTCCCCCCGGACGGCACCACCTTCTCGCAGATCAGCCTCGGGGCGCGCCTCTCCTCCAAGGAGATCCCCCCGTACAGCTACTGGAACATGCAGTTCTACCAGTCCGAGCCGGCGTACGTCAAGTTCGACTATGGCATTCCGAGGGGCGCCTCGATCGGCGTGTACGCCCGCCGGAACGCGCTGCCCACCCACACCCAGTACCACTTCAAGGAGGTGCTGAGCGGATTCAACGCGCGCCAGACACGTGCCGCACAT CCGTCGATGCGCCGAGAGGTGACCCGCTACATGGAGCCCGGCCACTGGTTCCTGTCGATCTACAACGACGACGGTGACGCGCAGGAGATCACCTTTTACGGTGCGGTCGCAGAAGACATGACCCAAAACTGCCCGAACGGGTGCTCCGGCAACGGCCAGTGCCTGCTCGGCCACTGTCAGTGCAATCCCGGCTACGGAGGCGACGACTGCAGCGAGA GCGTCTGTCCGGTGCTGTGCTCTCAGCGCGGCGAATACATCAACGGCGAGTGCCAGTGCAACCCGGGCTGGAAGGGCAAGGAGTGCTCGCTGCGGCACGACGAGTGCGAGGTTCCGGACTGCAACGGCCACGGACACTGCGTCAGCGGCAAGTGCTCGTGCGTGCGCGGCTACAAGGGCAAATTCTGCGAAGAAG TGGACTGTCCCCACCCGACCTGCTCCGGCCACGGCTTCTGCGCCGACGGCACCTGCATCTGCAAAAAGGGCTGGAAGGGCCCGGACTGTGCCGCCATGGACCAGGACGCGCTCCAATGCCTGCCCGACTGCTCCGGCCACGGCTCCTTCGATCTGGACAGCCAGACGTGCACGTGCGAGCCCAAGTGGAGCGGCGAGGACTGCTCGCAGGAGCTGTGCGATCTCAACTGTGGCCAACACGGACGCTGCGTGGGCGATGCCTGTGCCTGCGATGCCGGCTGGGGAGGTGAATTCTGCAACTCGCGGCTTTGCGATCCGCGCTGCAACGAGCATGGTCAGTGCAAGAACGGAACGTGCCTGTGCGTGACCGGGTGGAACGGGAAGCACTGCACGCTCGAGGGGTGTCCCAGTGG TTGCTCCCAGCATGGCCAGTGCCACGTGAGCGGTGAGCTGATGTGGGAGTGCCGCTGCTACGAGGGCTGGGATGGAGTGGACTGCTCGGTGCCGCTGGAGCAAAATTGTGGCGACAACAAGGACAACGATAGAG ACGGCCTTGTCGACTGCGAGGACCCCGAGTGCTGCAGCAGCCACTCGTGCAAAACGAGCCAGCTGTGCGTTTCGGCCCCGAAGCCCATCGACGTTCTGCTGCGGAAGCAACCCCCGGCCATCACGGCGTCCTTCTTCGAACGCATGAAGTTCCTGATTGACGAGGGCAGTCTGCAGAATTACGCCAAGCTGGAGACGTTCAATGAGAG CgttttttggaatcattttaaCGCAAG CCGTTCCGCCGTAATCCGAGGCCGCGTCGTCACGTCGCTGCAGATGGGGCTGGTCGGAGTTCGCGTGAGCACTTCGACACCTTTGGAGGGATTCACGCTGACGCGGGACGACGGGTGGTTCGATCTGATGGTGAACGGAGGAGGTGCGATCACGCTGCAGTTTGGCCGATCGCCGTTCCGGCCGCAGACACGGATTGTGCAGGTGCCGTGGAACGAGGTGGTCATCATTGACACGGTGGTGATGTCTACGCTGGACGACAAGGAGAAGAGTGGAATTCCGCACACGTGCTTCTCGCACGATTACGACTCGATGAAGCCGGTCGTGTTGGCCACGTGGAAGCACGGATTCCAGGGGGCGTGCCCGGATCGGAGCGCCATCTTGGCGGAATCGCAGGTGGTGCAGGAATCGTTGGCGATTCCTGGAACTGGGCTGAACCTGGTTTACCACAGCAGTCGTGCCGCTGGATATTTGTCCACGATCAAGTTGCAGCTGACTCCGGATACGATCCCGCAAACGCTCAAGCTGATCCACCTGAGGATCACTATCGAAGGAATCCTGTTCGAGCGGGTATTCGAAGCTGACCCGGGTATCAAGTTCACGTACCCATGGAACCGACTCAACATCTACCGTCAACGCGTCTATGGCATTACGACGGCCGTGGTCAAGGTCGGATATCAGTACACCGACTGCAAGGACATCATCTGGGACGTGCAGACGACCAAGCTGAGCGGACACGACATGAGCATCTCCGAAGTTGGCGGATGGAACCTGGACATTCACCACCGGTACAACTTCCACGAGGGCATTCTGCAGAAGGGAGACGGATCCAACATCTACCTGAAGCACAAGCCACGTGTGATCCTCACCACCATGGGCGACGGACATCAACGACCGCTGGATTGTAACGACTGCAACGGAGTTTCCGCCAAGCAGCGATTGCTCGCTCCGGTCGCCCTCGCGGCAGCCCCCGACGGTTCTCTCTACGTTGGTGACTTCAACTACATCCGAAGGATCATGATCGACGGAACCGTCAAAACAGTGGTGAAACTCAACGCAACCCGCGTCTCCTATCGCTACCACATGGCCCTCAGTCCGCTCGATGGATCGCTGTACGTGTCCGACCCGGAATCCCACCAGATCATCAAGGTCAAGAACAAGGACGACTCGCACGATCCCGAACACAACTGGGAACCGATCGTCGGAAGCGGCGAACGATGCCTGCCCGGAGATGAAGCCCACTGTGGTGACGGAGGACTCGCTCGCGATGCCAAGCTGGCCTACCCGAAGGGAGTCGCAATTTCTTCCGACAACGTACTCTTCTTCGCCGACGGAACCAACATCCGAATGGTCGATCGTGACGGCGTGATCAGCACCCTCATCGGTAACCACATGCACAAGTCTCACTGGAAGCCGGTCCCGTGCGAGGGCACTCTCAAGATCGAAGAAATGCACCTCCGATGGCCCACCGAGCTGACGATCAACCCACTGGACGACACCCTGCACATCATCGACGATCACATGATCCTACGTATGACGCCTGACGGACGAGTTCGCGTGATCGCGGGACGACCCCTTCACTGCTCATCCGCTTCACCAACCACGTTCGACTCGGATCTTGCCGCTCACGCCACCCTCGTCATGCCACAAAGCATCGCGTTCGCACCGTCAGGTGATCTGTACGTCGCCGAGTCCGACTCCCAGCGCATCAACCGAATCCGCGTTATCGGAACCGACGGCAAGATCGCCGCGTACGCCGGCGCCGAATCCAAGTGCAACTGTCTCGAACGAGGCTGCGACTGCTACGAAGCCGATCACTACCTGGCGATCAGTGCCAAATTCAACACGATCTCGGCCATCACGGTCACCCCCGACGGACACGTCCACATCGCCGATCAGGCCAACTACCGCATCCGATCGGTGATTTCCAGCCTGCCAGAAGCCGGAACATCAAAAGAGTACGAAATCTACGCCCCGAACGCCCAAGAAATCTACGTGTTCAACCGTTTCGGACAGCACATCGCTACCAAGAACATCATGACCGGCGAGATCACGTACAGCTTCCTGTACAACGTCAACACCTCGAACGGCAAGCTCAGCACGGTCACCGATGCCGCCGGAAACAAGGTGTTCTTGCTGCGTGACTACACCTCGCAGGTCAACTCGATCGAGAACACCAAGGGTCAAAAGTGCCGTCTCCGAATGACCCGCATGAAGATGCTGCACGAACTCAGCACTCCAGACAACTACAACGTCACGTTCGACTACCAAGGGCCAACGGGACTGCTCAAAACGAAGCTCGACTCCACCGGACGCTCCTACGTGTACAATTACGACGAGTTTGGTCGCCTAACATCGGCCGTAACCCCAACCGGCAAGGTCATCGATCTAACCTTCGACCTCTCAGTCAAGGGCGCCACCGTCAAAGTCACCGAAAACTCCCAACGCGAAGTCTCCATGCTCATCCAAGGCTCCTCTGTCGTTTCCCGCGTCGGTGAAGCCGCAACCAAAACCACCGTCCTCGTCGACGGAAGCACCACCAGCGTCTCTCCGTGGGGCAACACCGTGTCCGTCGAGTCCGTCCCGTACATCTTGCTCGCCGAGATCGACCCCCTCCTCGGCGAAAGCTACCCCGTCCCGTCCAAGCAGCGCACCGAAATCAACGGCGACCTGTCGAACCGCTTCGAGTGGCGCTACTTCATCCGTCACGTCCCCGTGCGCGGTAAGAACTCCCGCGCCCTCACCCAGGTCGGCCGCAAGCTGCGCGTCAACGGCGAGAACCTGCTAACGTTCGAGTACGAAAAGGACAGCTCCTCGATTACGGTCTCCGTGGACGACAAAACCGAATTACTGAACGTCACGTACGACAAGTCTTCGCGACCGGTCGCGTACCGCCCACAGTCGGGAGAGTACGCCGACGTGGATCTGGAATACGATCGCTTCGGACGGCTGATCTCGTGGAAGTGGGGCAATCTTAAAGAGGAGTACACCTTTGATCGCGCAGGTCGGCTCAACGAGATCAAGTACGGCGACGGCAGCTCGATCGTGTACGCGTTCAAGGACATGTTCAGCAGTCTACCGTTGAAGGTGACGACTCCGCGCCGATCGGACTACCTGCTGCAGTACGACGACGCTGGGGCGCTGCAATCGTTGACGACTCCACGCGGGCACATCCACGCGTTCTCGCTGCAAACCTCGCTTGGGTTCTTCAAGTACCAGTACTTCTCGCCGATCAACCGCCATCCATTCGAGATTCTGTACAACGACGACGGGCAGATCTTGGCCAAGATTCATCCGCACCAGTCGGGCAAGGTGGCGTTCGTGTATGACAACGCTGGTCGGTTGGAAACCATCCTGGCAGGACTGTCATCGACGCAGTACACCTACCAGGAGAGTACGAGCCTGGTCAAGTTGGTTGAGGTGCTGGAACCTGGATTCGAGCTGCGACGTGAGTTCAAGTACCACGCCGGAGTGATGAAGGACGAGAAGCTCAAGTTTGGCTCGAAGAGTGCGCTGGCGTCGGCTCATTTCAAGTATCAGTACGATGGAAATGCAAGGATGAGTGGAATCGAGATGGACATTGACGGTAAGGATTTGCCGATCATGCGGTTCAAGTACGGACAGAGCTTGGGAACGCTGGATGCGATCAGCGATCTGAGGATTACGAGGAATGCGTTCAACAGGACGGTTGTGCAGGACACCTCGAAGCAGTTCTTCACGATCACGGACTTTGACGAGCATGGAAGGGTGAAGAGTGTGCTGATAAACATCAAGTCGTTTGACGTGTATCGGTTGGAGCTGGATTATGATTTGAGGAATAGGATCAAGACGCACAAGGTCATGGTTGGTCGCGTGACATCGCTTGATAAAGTCAACTACAACGCTGATGGACACGTTAGTGAGGTCGTTGGCACGAACAGCTGGAAGTATCTGTACGACGAGAATGGCAACATCATTGGAATTCTGGAGCAGGGTGACAAGACCAACTTGGGGTACGACACCGGCGATCGAGTGGTGCAGATTGGTGATGTGGAGTTCAACAGTTACGATGCTCGCGGATACGTTGTGCGTCGAGGTGAGCAAAAGTATCGCTACAACAACCGAGGCCAGCTTATTCACGCGTTGGAGCGCGATCGCTTCCAGACGTGGTACTTCTACGACGATATGGGACGTCTGGTGGCAAGTCACGACGAGAAGGGCAACGTAACGCAGTACTTCTACGCGAACATCAACGCGCCGGAACTGATCACGCACATTCACTACCCGAAGGTCGCGAAGACGTTCCGATTCCTGTACGACGATCGTGACATGCTGGTGGCGGTGGAGACCGGCGAGCAGCGATACTACGTGGCTACCGATCAGAACGGATCACCGATCGCGTTCTTCGACATCAACGGCAACATCGTGAAGGAGATCCGCCGTACGCCGTTCGGCAAGATCGTCAAGGACTCGAACCCGGACTTTTTCGTGCCAATCGACTTCCACGGAGGTCTGCTCGACCCGAACACCCGACTGGTCTACATGGAGAAGCGTCTGTACGACACGGCGGTCGGCCAATGGATGACCCCGTACTGGGAACAGCTCGCAACCGAGATGCGTCTGCCGACGGACGTGTTCATCTACCGGTTCCACAACAACGATCCGATCAACAGGAAGGAACCGATGAACTACATGAACGACCTCAAGTCGTGGCTGCGACTGTTCGGGTACGACGTGACCAAGATGCAGGGCTCGACCTACACCAAGGACATGATCTACCGACCGAACGCCATGATCAAGTCACCCCAGCTGGCGCCCGACTTTGGCGTCATGTCCGGACTGCAGTGCATCGTTGAGAAG GTTGACGAAAAGTTCTCGGACTTTGGCTTCGTGCCGAAGCCGTTGCTGAAGATGGAGCTCAAGACGAGGAATCTGCTGCCGCGTGTTGCCTACCGGCGGGGTGTATTTGGTGAAGGAGTGCTGATCTCCCGCATCGACGGACGAGCGCTGGTCAGCGTGGTCGATGGATCGAACAGCGTCGTCCAGGACGTAGTTTCCTCCGTGTTCAACAGCTCGTACTTCCTGGATCTGCACTTTAGCATTCACGATCAGGACGTGTTTTACTTCGTCAAGGACAACATCATGAAGCTGCGCGATGACACGGAAGAGTTGCGCCGGCTGGGTGGAATGTTCAACATCTCGACGCACGACATCAACGATCATGCGGTCTCGAACGGTAAGGAACTGCGACTGCACGGCCCGGACGCCGTGGTCATCATCAAGTACGGCGTCGATCCGGAACAGGAACGGCACCGCATCTTGAAGCACGCTCACAAGCGGGCCGTCGAACGGGCCTGGGAGCTCGAGAAGCAGCTGGTGGCCGCCGGATTCCAGGGTCGCGGCGACTGGACCGAGGAAGAGAAGGAAGAACTGATCTCGCACGGTGACGTCGACGGATGGGTCGGGGTGGACATTCACAGCATACACAAGTACCCGCAGCTCGCGGATGACCCCGGCAACGTGGCCTTCCAGCGGGACTCGAAGCGGAAACGACGGAAGAGCGGAAGCCACAAAGCGCAAACGCTGCGACAGCACAGGCACGAAAGCTCGTGA